A stretch of DNA from Amphiprion ocellaris isolate individual 3 ecotype Okinawa chromosome 18, ASM2253959v1, whole genome shotgun sequence:
GCCAGAGTGTCTCTGTTGGCTTTGGGCAGCTCTGAAACATTCTGAACCATGATGGCCGAGCAGCTGTCAGCATCGGCCAGCTCTGAAACACATCGAAGGTAAAGCTTCCTTCAGAATCTCAAAGGTTTCCAGCTGCttgttgtgtctgtgttcaGAGTTCACCTGCAGCCTCCATGAAGGTCCGGTGCAGTCTGAAGGTGAGCAGAGGCTCCTTCAGCTTCCTGAGGACGTCCTTCAGAAGTCCACACACCACATGGACATCCTGAACTTTACTGAGCATCACCAATGATTCCCCATGAAGAAACCGATCTCTGAGCTCCTTCACCAGCCGCTCCCCTCCAGGAACCCGGTACAGACctctctgcagacacacaggTGAGACAGAACAACATTTTGGGAAGAAATTTTTCGTCCTGGTGGACCTGACTGAGCTTGGTGGACCTGACTGAGCTTGGTGGACCTGACGGAGCTTGGTGGACCACCACCAGCAGGTGACATGACACTAGAAACTCTCGGGCTGAGGAACCTTCACTCCTTCAGACTCTTTGGATTCTTAGCTTCTTCACTTTTTATCCAGACTCTGGGATGTTCGAACATAGAGTCTGTTGTGTCCTCTACCGTCCGTCCAGGTTCTGCTCTGCTACACGGATTCCAAACCCAGTTTTAAAATGATACAGCTTGAATTTTTTCAGTtaatgaacacagaaaacatgaggcAGGGTTACATTAATCTGCTGCAGGAGAACTGTGGATGTGCAACCAATACTTATCTTCATTATCAGTACATGGGACATTTTATCTAAAAATCTTACGATTGTTCACAGCATAAAATACTGAACAATTGTCTATATTATTCCCAGAAATACTCATCTCTCCAAATGCTTGgtaattcaaaaaatgagttgaTGATCTGAGAAATGAAAGGTGTGTGTTAACAAAATCAGCTGGTTGGTTTTGGAAGAATAAAGACTCCGAGTAGAGGGTCATTAATCCAGGTGTGGATCCAGCCAGAGAGACCCGGTCTGGGGGAACTCACCTCCTGCAGCCCCCTCCGTTCAATCTCAGCCACACAGTTTACAATCAGCACAGGAACTCTGGGATGAGTCTGCGGAGCAAAACCCTCCAACGAGTCCTGAAACAGTAGAGATTCATTCAGACATGTAGATCAGTCTGATTCACCTGCTGCTAGACCAAAGCTTTAAACATGTAGATCAGTCTGATTCACCTGCTGCTAGACCAAAGCTTTAAACAGGTAGATCAGTTTGATTCACCTGCTGCTAGACCAAAGCTTTAAACATGTAGATCAGTCTGATTCACCTGCTGCTAGACCAAAGCTTTAAACATGTAGATCAGTCCGATTCACCTGTTGCTAGACCAAAGCTTTAAACAGGTAGATCAGTCTGATTCACCTGCTGCTAGACCAAAGCTTTAAACATGTAGATCAGTCTGATTCACCTGCTGCTAGACCAAAGCTTTAAACATGTAGATCAGTCTGATTCACCTGCTGCTAGACCAAAGCTTTAAACATGTAGATCAGTCTGATTCACCTGTTGCTAGACCAAAGCTTTAAACATGTAGATCAGTCTGATTCACCTGCTGCTAGACCAAAGCTTTAAACATGTAGATCAGTCTGATTCACCTGCTGCTAGACCAAAGCTTTAAACATGTAGATCAGTCCGATTCACCTGTTGCTAGACCAAAGCTTTAAACAGGTAGATCAGTCTGATTCACCTGCTGCTAGACCAAAGCTTTAAACATGTAGATCAGTCTGATTCACCTGCTGCTAGACCAAAGCTTTAAACATGTAGATCAGTCTGATTCACCTGTTGCTAGACCAAAGCTTTAAACATGTAGATCAGTCTGATTCACCTGCTGTTAGATTGAAGCTTTAAACATGTAGATCAGTCTGAGTCACCTGATGTTAGACCAAAGCTTTAAACATGTAGATCAGTCTGATTCACCTGCTGTTAGACCAAAGCTTTAAACATGTAGATCAGTCTGATTCACCTGTTGCTAGACCAAAGCTTTAAACATGTAGATCAGTCTGATTCACCTGCTGCTAGACCAAAGCTTTAAACATGTAGATCAGTCTGATTCACCTGCTGCTAGACCAAAGCTTTAAACATGTAGATCAGTCTGATTCACCTGCTGCTAGACCAAAGCTTTAAACATGTAGATCAGTCTGATTCACCTGCTGCTAGACCAAAGCTTTAAACATATagtaaattaaataatgtttgATGCTGAATATTTCAACCAGCTTGGGatcaaacacaacagaaatggaagccagtaatctgattactgtgttGATTTGTTGTTCAGTCATTTCTAACCGTACTGAAAGAGGTTTTGAAGTGTCTGCAGCTTGTCATGACTACTGTGATACTGACTGAAGCTAAGAACTTTCCCAGGCAGTGTCTAAACCATATCCTTCTCTGGTTTTCAGCGGTTTATTCTGCTAGACATTGGAGATGATGACGTGAGACCTGGTCTAACCATCTCACCATCTGAACAGTTCCTCTAGCTGCTGGCTTGGAGGCTGAGCAGCCACCGGAGAACTTCTGTTTGCATTCTGGATGAGCGACCACGCGACAGTTTCTGCACTTCACCGCCATCTTCCCGAAGCGCATCCTCTTCCCGCAGGGCAGGCAGGTCTCTGGCCGAATCACCTGGAGACAGGTGAGCGTTAGAGGATGTGCAGGTGTGTGGCAGCACTCAGAACGTCAGGAGGGCTTTACCGTCTTCGACAGAAACACATGGCTGTTGGTTCTTTGAGTTCTGCAGGCGTGAACGGTTTCGTCTTTTGGCAGATCTTCAGGTTCGGGTTCAATCACGGTGTCATCGCAGGGGAACCACACTGAGGTTTGGTCTGAGGAACAGAGAGGAACATCATCAGGGTCCTGGATGTCCTGCAGCTACTGTGGTGTGGAACCCAGTTACCATAAATCATTATTCATTCCTGAAATGAAACGCTTCTCCATTACATTTTGAGGAAGTTTCTTTTCTGCCCCATCATGTTTGTTCCTTTAACTCATCCGTCCCAACACCCTCTTCAAGTACATGACGATTATTAAAAACAATCcattaaactgtatttataaAGCGCTAATTTACAACATATGGCATCTCAAGATGTTTTACATAGAGAGGTTAAAACCTTCCAGAGAGAAACGCAACAAGTTcctttaaacaacaacaaaccaagAAACCCATcagaacagaagaaccaacagaTAGGAGGTCAGAGACACGTAGCTCCAGATCAAGTCAGAAGGTTAGAGGCTCCACAAACTCCAAAACATGGAGGAAGCCTGGATGTTCTGATGTGCTGTTGATGAGCCGTGACCTACAGACATGATGCTGAAGGAGAACCGAACGAGGCCTGATCTATTCTTCTGGAAGCCTTCTCTACCATGTgacaaaatacatttgtttcTGAACAAAAGGGTTTCTTTTACTAATTTAAATGGAAATGAGAATCACGCAGAGTGTTTCAGACATTCCTCacctctgctgcagtttttcagaCATCAGGATCCAGAAGACACCAAGTCTTCATTTAGAATCAGTTCAACCGTTTTAGAATAAGAAGCTGAATCCAGACAGCAGTGGAGATATTAAATATGGACCATGGCTAACGTTAAACTGCTCCAGAGTCTTCCTTTGTGTTGGCCACGTTTCACGCTGATCATGTGACCTAAAAGTTCACGGCATCAGAACTTCTtcagaaaaactgttttcatcTCACATGAGGCGCAATAACTCTTTTTtagaaaaaatcaaaaactacCTGAAGAGACCAGAAAGTTTGATAAGAAGCTGCCTAAAATAAGTTGATATATCTGCCAGAATCCATCAGAGAGCAGCTGGATGCCGACTCACAgctcacctgctgcctcctggctGAAGGTCCCGGCTGGATGTTCAGGGTTCTCCTGGCTGAAGGTCCCGGCTGGATGTTTGGGGGTCTCCTGGCTGATTCCCACCACCATGTGGATCTGACCTCCGGCCTCAGCAGTCATCAGAGACGCCTTGACGATGGTCTCCACGTCCTGAGTCAAATACAGAGTCAGCTTCAGATCCACGAGGAGCTTCTGCTGGTCCCATCAGAGATCTGTGTTCGCTGGGAGTTTAACTGGTTTTCATTAAAACCAACATCAGAACCAGTATCTCAGAGATCAtcattaaccccttgatgcctgaatttatttacaattaaatataaaaaaaaaaacttttgtgtgtttttgctttccagctgatgctaaaataagtggagattgttaatttatctatagAACACATATATaacagataaataataataataataataacacacacacacatatatacatatatacacaacaTATGGCATAACAACAAaagatacataataataataatagcaacagATATATAacaattaggtcccactccgatctgtcctaccagaaaccagtgctttAAAAGGTTCCAGGTCCGTATTGAATATGAACAAACCAGcactgggggaatggatacgctatctacAGCCTGAATGGACGTGGGATGATGAGAATTCATGACAACAGACATCAAGGAGTTAAAGTGTCATTTTAGCCCTGAGCATCGTCTGCAGGATTCCTCGCTGACTGCATTCAGCTACAACTTCATGAACCAACAACCTGCCAGCATTTGGTGAAGAATAAAGAGACAGAAGCATCTGAAGATGGTTTGATCTGTTCACCTTCTCCACCGTTCTTCTgtccagcagctctgcagaaacGTTTCCTCCTCGGCTTCGCTTCACTACCGGAGGACCGAAGGAAGGACCCATCGAGGAGCGCTGCAACAACAGCAACGTCAACAGAGCAACAGGGCAACAACAACATGACGGGGCAACTGGGCAACAACATGACGGGGCAACAATGTGATGGGGCAACAACATGACAGGGCAACAATGTGATGGGGCAACAACATGACAGAACAACAACATGACAGAACAACAACATGACAGGGCAACAACATGACAGGGCAACAACATGACATGACAGAAGAACAACATGACAGAAGAACAACATGACAGAAGAACAACATGAAAGAACAACAGTATAACAGAAGAACAATGTGACAGAACAACAACATGAAAGAACAATAACATGACGGGGCAACTACATGAAATagcaaaaacatgacagacCAACAACATGACAAATCAACAACatggcaaaacaacaacatgacagGGCGACAGGGCAACAACGTGACGGGGCAACAACATAACGGTGCAACAACATGACAGGGCAACAGAGCAACAACGTGATGGGGCAACAATGTGATGGGGCAACAACATGACAGAACAACAACATGACGGGGCAACAATATGACAGAAGAACAACATGACAGAACAACAATGTGACAGAACAACAACATGACGGGGCAACGAcatgaaagaacaaaaacatgacagaccAACAACATGACAGAACAACAACATGACAGGGCAACAGAGCAACAACGTGACGGGGCAACAATGTGATGGGGCAACAACATGACAGAACAACAACATGACAGAACAACAACATGACGGGGCAACAACATGACAGGGCAACAGACGGTAGAAGCTGTGTTTTCCTGTCAGTCTTTAGATTGTGTCTCTTAGGTTTCTTTGGATAAGAGTTAGTAGCTGAACGTCACTGATAGGAGTTAGTAGCTGAACGTCACTGATAGGAGTTAGTAGCTGAACGTCACTGATAGGAGTTAGTAGCTGAATGTCACTGATAGGAGTTAGTAGCTGAACGTCACTGATAGGAGTTAGTAGCTGAACGTCACTGATAGGAGTTAGTAGCTGAACGTCACTGATAGAAGTTAGTAGCTGAACGTCACTGATAGGAGTTAGTAGCTGAACGTCACTGATAGGAGTTAGTAGCTGAATGTCACTGATAGAAGTTAGTAGCTGAATGTCACTGATAGAAGTTAGTAGCTGAACGTCACTGATAGGAGTTAGTAGCTGAACGTCACTGATAGGAGTTAGTAGCTGAACGTCACTGATAGGAGTTAGTAGCTGAACGTCACTGATAGGAGTTAGTAGCTGAATGTCACTGATAGGAGTTAGTAGCTGAATGTCACTGATAGGAGTTAGTAGCTGAACGTCACTGATAGGAGTTAGTAGCTGAACGTCACTGATAGGAGTTAGTAGCTGAACGTCAGTAAACCTAAACCGGAGCAACAAATCAACAAGAAGCACAAACATgctgtaaacatgtaaaaaggGAGGATGTCTCACCCTCCTCTCTCTGGCTCGAGATCTCAGAGGTTTAATCACGGTGGTGTCCAAATCCTGAGACCAGATGAAGAAGcatcagtcagtcagcaggTCCAACAGATCCACAACTAAAAGCCCTCAGAGATGGTTCCAGCTGTCTGTTCCCTCAGACTTCCTGTCTCAGACTGGGAGGAGTTTAACAAGTCATGCGACTCTTCTGCAGTAAACGGACCAATCAGGTTCCTCCTACTGCAcccaacaggttgttttaatggagaacgtatttatgtatgtatttattttactgatcaatgcagctgattattgataactgaCAAATGAGAGCTGTTAAACTTCACGGGGCAACAGAGCATATATTCAAACctgacattttattaaagtGTGTTTATGTCTGACTCCATCTCATAATGCAGGAAATCCCTTTAATTCATcgacaaatcaaagtgaaactaaagttagTGATTGAATATTCTAGTAATAAATTCCAATAGATGATCAATGATCTAATCAGAGATCTACCAGCTGCAGGATGAGCAGAGTAAATGGtccaaacataaaaatgtatttatggaATGTCTGCATCAGCAGCTGGATACATGTaagtttccatggcaacaggaTGCATCCAGCATCTGGATCACTCAGAGAGAATCATCAGGAAAACATCTAGTTAAATCTAAACATCTCCTcaacatcagttaccatgaaGATGTAACAGGTTATATGTAGTACATTGGGGGGTGTGCACTagagttgtgtgtctgtccacAGTTGTGTGTTTACCACGTCATCATCCGTGCGGTCGTAGCTGATGTCAGAATGTGACAGGAAGGATGACTCATCGATGACAGAGAGCCTGATGATTTAATGAAACATTGGTTAAAGAACGCAGCTGGAAGTCTTCATCATTTTAGATCTTTACTCATTACTGTCTGAAATTCACTTCAGTAAACATCTAGAAATGGCTCTAAATGCTTCATGTCTAAAAATTGATCTGTTGTTGATTGATGTGACTGACTCTGATTGATTGATCAACTCACCGTTTGCTGCTCTTCTGCAGAGTCGCATTTCCTGCTTTATGTTCAAACGTCGCCAGCAGAGATTTCTGCTCATCGTTCAGGCAGGCGCTGGATTTACTGTCGTGGACCAGAATGTCACACATGAGCTGCATCTGCCGCTGCTGGAAACACACAGTTGTTAGCGCCCCCTGGAGGCTATATTAACCTCAGCCGTTAGCGTCCCCTGGAGGCTGCATTAACCTCAACCGTTAGCGCCCCCTGTAGGCGTACATTAACCTCAGCCGTTAGCACCCCCTGTATGCTGTATTAACCTTAGCTGTTAGCGCCCCCTGTATGCTGCATTAACCTCAGCTGTTAGCGCCCCCTGTATGCTGTATTAACCTCAGCTGTTAGCGCCCCCTGTATGTTGTATTAACCTCAGCCGTTAGCACCCCCTGCATGCTGTATTAACCTCAGCCGTTAGCACCCCCTGTATGCTGTATTAACCTTAGCTGTTAGCGCCCCCTGTAGGCTGCATTAACCTCAGCTGTTAGCGCCCCCTGTAGGCTGCATTAACTTCAGTGCTGTAACTGTACACCAGTGATCTTCCTCTTTAAAGGGGCAGTGGagtctttttgttctttttaacaTTCTGTACTACTATCTTCATGATCAACACATTTGAGGGATAAATGAAAACCTGGAGGATCTGTTCATCAAGTACAAGGATGTATCCATGACATCTAAATAAAATGATCAGTAAACATTAATCATCTGATGCTTCCAGCTGTGTTGCAGTAAACAGACGTGAACAGAAACAGTTGGTATCCTGATAAAGATATTTCTACAGTAGAAATTATTAGTTAACCACTGATGAAAGACGTCTGGCAGCTGCTTTACAGGATTTTATGCAAAATGATATATTTGGAGCTGAGAGACACATTTTTCTACTGGAATAAAAACTTTCATGTAAAAAAGaatcatgaaaacacaaagagctgCAGCCCTGATATTACTAATTAATACATTACTCAATTATCAGTCCAACCAGATAGCAGAGAGATGGATCAGCTGTTAAATAAAGCTGATGAATCTGACATTTACTGCAGCAGGTCCAACAGAACTAACAGATGGCGAAGGTTCAGGTTTTAGAGCTTTTCTGGTTGTTCTCACTGGGATCTGACGTCCATGAACATCTAATCTTCAGTTGATTCCTGTGTTTTCTCACCAGGTACTGGTAGTCGGCCTCGATCTTGTAGCGTTTCTTCATCTCGACATCCAGCTGGTTTCTGGCATGTTTCAGTTTGACCTCCAGAGCAGCTTTGGAGACGTCAGACTTCACCAGCAGCTCTTTGTACTTCTTCAGCTCCATCTCAGCATGAAGCCATTTCTTCTGGACGGACTCGAAGTTCTTCACCACCTCGATGAACTCTGGAAGAAGATCATAGAAAAAGGAGGTGCTCtgagttgtgttgtgttgctgtcaTATTGTTGGACTGTGCTGTGTTGGACTTTTTagttgctgtgttgtgtgtctcacTCAGCTCAGCGTTCATGTTGTTCTCCTCCATGGTGATTCTCTGCAGACACAAAGCCAGAAGCTCCTCCACAACACGCCGTGACTCACCCATCACTGTTAGGGTTAGTTAGTAAGATTGATAGTCAGGGTTAGTTAGGATTGATAGTTAAAGATAGCTAGGACTGATAGTTAAAGGTAGCTAGGACTGATAGTTAAAGATAGCTAGGACTGATAGTAAGAGATAGGACTGACAGTCAGGGATAGTTAGGACTGATAGTTAAAGATAGCTAGGACTGATAGAGATAGTTAGGACTGATAGTTAAAGATAGCTAGGACTGATAGTTAGAGATAGTTAGGACTGATAGTTAAAGATAGCTAGGACTGATAGAGATAGTTAGGACAGAGAGTCGGGGTCAGTTAGGACTGATAGTCGGGGTCAGTTAAGACTATTAAGGCTGGGTTATTCTATCCACATGAACGAGCCACACGGAAATGAGATGCTTGGAAATCTGCTGGAGAGAACGTCTGTGACTTCAGATACCTctagaacattaaaaaaagatttagaacTAGCTTACCGACCTGAATATATCCACAGAGTAACCGTTTTtatattaaatgtgaacatgcaCAGCTGTGTTATTAGGTCTGATTCCATTTGGTTGTTTTCCATGGTAAAAATAACCGGAGCGAGGCAGTGATGTCATCAATTACGCTGGTGTTCCAACTGCACATTAACTGAGATGCGTTCTCAGAAGTCCGTACTTTGGAGTCGTACTTGCAAGTCCCTACTCACCAAGTACGCGAGTATGGACTTGTGTACTTGGAATTGAGGAACGGCCAAAGACTTCTGAGGAGGttcatgacctccaaccagagctcaggTGTTCCAGATGAACTGGATCTCAAGAGTTCCTGGATCTCAGTAACTTAAGGTTAATCTCTGATAGGGTTAGGGTTCTGAAATAGATCCATCATGGAACAATGTCTACAGCACTTCATCTGCTGTCAAAAACCAGTTCAGTTTGAAATAAACTCCCCACTTCTTGTTTAGCATTTCTCCCCTTTAAACAGTTTCGTCCAGCCTTCACCTGAGTGACCTCACTGTTCAGGTGAGCTACCTGTTCAGGCATCCAACCAGCAGCACTGGATGCAGATAAACAACTCTTTTCATGTCCTAGCTGACAGTATTTCTGCAAAGTGTAAACTCAGATTATCTGTTGACTGGAAATAATCCAGCATCACACAGAAACCAGCTGTCGGTTCGTCCTAAGTGTTTGGAAAACTGTTTACTGCCTGAAATACAACTGGATTAAAAACCAGCCAGAAGTCAACTTTAACACACTAAAGTCATCAGAATATAAAACTGTCAAACACAGAACAGATGGAGAAAGCTGCAGGGTTTCatgttatttattctgttttatttcatttattctgtttattttatttattttgtttcatttcatttattctgtttcagttattctgtttattttatttatcctgtaattttttttgttttatttcatttattctgcttattttatttattccgtactattttatttattctgtttatattatttattgtgtattatgTAATTTATACTGCAGTTTTTTATTCCATATTCCGATCAATAGTTTGTAATCCATATTTCAGTGTTTCCACAGCAGATCAATTCTGTGACTTTCTGTTGTCAGTTTTACTTCATCTTGACCAACAGACTGATCAGAACATGAAACCTCCAGCTGAAGCTTCTTCTGAGGCTTTATCTGAACACACCTGTCTGTCGGGACAGTCCGTTAACCGAATCAAAACCGACAGTTACCTGTAAACTCCACGCAGGTGTTTCTTCCTCTCCGGTCTCTGCTGCGTCTGAAGGTAGCGTTTGATCCGGAGGTGAAGTAACGAGACGTTCAGCTCATTCAGTCCTggtcctgctgcagctcctgctgctccttcacCGGCTAAACTTTCAgtcctgctgcttcttcttcatcatcttcttcctccCAGCTGAGCCgtgaggaggcagcaggtgtTTAATTGAGCGTCAGTTTAAAGCGACGTCAGGTGAAGATGACGTCACAGCCGACCACCTGACCCTAGTTTAAATCTAACAGCTGTGATTAATAAACAGAGCAGGGTTCATGGTAATATTTAGAACTGGACACATGGGGGCGCTGCAGagctggaaacaacacaacattatTATCTTAATTTTTGTTTCCATAAACCCTGGAACCTCCTGAAACCTCCTGgcctcctctgctgcctccatcTGATCATTCCAGAGTTCTACTAGCCTAtttagctgttagcttagcatctcTAGCTCATCTGAAGGGACACAGATGGGTTAAATGAGCAGACATCTCactctgttgtgtttctcttcAGTTTATTCATGCAGCTTTCATCACAACATGAAGAACTTTTACATTCACCACAGGAACAACAACAGAAGCACTGTCGCCATGGCAACACCCTCTGTACACACTGCCAGGCTAGCACAAAGAGCTCATGCCCTCCATTTTGGCTCCAGTGCATCTGAGAGTACAGAAAAAGCACCACCGCCATGTTGGATCCAGCTGTAGCCAggtgtttccagtctttaagctaagctaagctagctgtttccatgttttcagtctttaagctaagctaagctagctgcttccctgtttccagtctttaagctaagctaagctagctgcttccctgtttccagtcttcaaGCTAAGCTAGCTGTTTCCATGTTACCAGTCttcaagctaagctaagctagctgcttccctgtttctagtctttaagctaagctaagctagctgtttccatgtttccagtctttaatCCAAGCTAAGCTAGCTATTTCCCCTGTTTTCTGtcagctaagctaagctagctgctATAGCTTCATGTGGAATCAGTCTGACCATATGACTCAGAGAGAACGACAAGAAGAGGTGTCACTAAATGTTTAGGGCACATACAAATCCTTTACCAAAGACTTATAAAGCCAGATTAGAAACTCAAAAGAACCAAACTGAGTCCAGCTGTGATTCCAATTAGTCTAACTGATGAACAGGGTTCTAAAATAagctgaaaacagcagaacattttcagttctggacctatggactgggtCTATCTACATCTaaatcatggctccacatggaaaagaactaaacagaagaagagaaaaatctgaggagtcacagtaccactaatcatgaggtacagaaggagtcatagtaccactaatcaggaggtacagaaggagtcatagtaccactaatcagagctcctaaaatgactccacagacagtgaactacttcctccatccatctgtaaaaacagacagcagctgcttcagactggGCTCAGGGGTTCTcaatggaaaccagagttagtgtgaagaTCAGATAGTGTGAAGAAACCTTccgaacatcaacctctatggacggaggacaagaactaaacctggttgctgctcagaactaaacttccagatgaaagtttgctgaagaacatgaaaagaagcctgatggatgatggagaacattctttggtcagatgaagatcaatgagttgggctcagatggagtccagatgttaagtgagaacctgaccaggactaccacagtggatgcatagtcctgacagtgaagcatggaggtgggagtgtgatgatctgCGGTTGCATGACGTCAGAAggtgttgaagacatttctagatgCAGCATGAAGGTCTGAGGATGAACCAGAATACTGGCTGACCAGATGCAGAAGAGGAAcattccagcaggagaacatcc
This window harbors:
- the si:ch1073-416j23.1 gene encoding rac GTPase-activating protein 1 isoform X2, which codes for MGESRRVVEELLALCLQRITMEENNMNAELKFIEVVKNFESVQKKWLHAEMELKKYKELLVKSDVSKAALEVKLKHARNQLDVEMKKRYKIEADYQYLRQMQLMCDILVHDSKSSACLNDEQKSLLATFEHKAGNATLQKSSKRLSVIDESSFLSHSDISYDRTDDDVDLDTTVIKPLRSRARERRRSSMGPSFGPPVVKRSRGGNVSAELLDRRTVEKDVETIVKASLMTAEAGGQIHMVVGISQETPKHPAGTFSQENPEHPAGTFSQEAADQTSVWFPCDDTVIEPEPEDLPKDETVHACRTQRTNSHVFLSKTVIRPETCLPCGKRMRFGKMAVKCRNCRVVAHPECKQKFSGGCSASKPAARGTVQMDSLEGFAPQTHPRVPVLIVNCVAEIERRGLQERGLYRVPGGERLVKELRDRFLHGESLVMLSKVQDVHVVCGLLKDVLRKLKEPLLTFRLHRTFMEAAELADADSCSAIMVQNVSELPKANRDTLAFLMLHLHKVMRSPQCQMDQNNLARVFGPTIVGHGMSEPSPTTIMRDTNTQPKVVLRLLSLPEDYWRRILTIQMDQGPSSSSTFKMNQEETHGRLFKPVTSPELNSYYKTASRGNPRSQARNLGNAFNNTGRLEPGRRFFTSPS
- the si:ch1073-416j23.1 gene encoding rac GTPase-activating protein 1 isoform X1, which translates into the protein MGESRRVVEELLALCLQRITMEENNMNAELKFIEVVKNFESVQKKWLHAEMELKKYKELLVKSDVSKAALEVKLKHARNQLDVEMKKRYKIEADYQYLQRQMQLMCDILVHDSKSSACLNDEQKSLLATFEHKAGNATLQKSSKRLSVIDESSFLSHSDISYDRTDDDVDLDTTVIKPLRSRARERRRSSMGPSFGPPVVKRSRGGNVSAELLDRRTVEKDVETIVKASLMTAEAGGQIHMVVGISQETPKHPAGTFSQENPEHPAGTFSQEAADQTSVWFPCDDTVIEPEPEDLPKDETVHACRTQRTNSHVFLSKTVIRPETCLPCGKRMRFGKMAVKCRNCRVVAHPECKQKFSGGCSASKPAARGTVQMDSLEGFAPQTHPRVPVLIVNCVAEIERRGLQERGLYRVPGGERLVKELRDRFLHGESLVMLSKVQDVHVVCGLLKDVLRKLKEPLLTFRLHRTFMEAAELADADSCSAIMVQNVSELPKANRDTLAFLMLHLHKVMRSPQCQMDQNNLARVFGPTIVGHGMSEPSPTTIMRDTNTQPKVVLRLLSLPEDYWRRILTIQMDQGPSSSSTFKMNQEETHGRLFKPVTSPELNSYYKTASRGNPRSQARNLGNAFNNTGRLEPGRRFFTSPS